Proteins found in one Siniperca chuatsi isolate FFG_IHB_CAS linkage group LG22, ASM2008510v1, whole genome shotgun sequence genomic segment:
- the npy2rl gene encoding neuropeptide Y receptor Y2, like isoform X2 has protein sequence MTSGWEPKRLDSENSVQMTTTETFSTKEQKKTDLLVNTLCLPFTLVYTLQGEWKFGSTLCFLLPYAQGLAVHVSTVTLNVIALDRHRCIVYHLETRMRKDVCFGVIALTWVLSAVLASPLAIFREYGSFTLEPGHTIQVCTEKWPGKNTDGTVYSISMLILQYFLPLSIISFAYARIWSKLRGHVSPAESVGSSSAGSERHRRRRKTTKMLVTMVVVFAVSWLPFHAFQLATDIDSTVLDMRDFRLLYTVFHVVAMCSTFANPLLYGWMNRNYRAAFLAVFKCRKGGERGRSGRLDSIHPVGGGGGGGGRAKKIVLETQDVVSTHLNATDV, from the exons atgacttccggatgggagccgaaacgtcttgattctgaaaacagtgtccagatgactacgactgaaaccttttctacgaaagagcaaaaaaaaa CCGACCTGCTGGTGAACACGCTGTGCCTGCCCTTCACCCTCGTCTACACGCTGCAGGGGGAGTGGAAGTTCGGCAGCACCCTCTGCTTCCTGCTGCCCTACGCCCAGGGGCTCGCCGTGCACGTCTCCACGGTGACGCTCAACGTCATCGCCCTGGACCGCCACAG gtgtatCGTGTACCACCTGGAGACCAGGATGCGTAAGGACGTGTGTTTCGGGGTGATAGCGTTGACCTGGGTGCTGAGCGCCGTGCTCGCCAGCCCTCTGGCCATCTTCAGAGAGTACGGCTCCTTTACCCTGGAGCCTGGACACACcatacag GTGTGTACGGAGAAGTGGCCCGGTAAAAACACAGACGGCACCGTCTACAGCATCTCTATGTTGATCCTGCAGTACTTCCTGCCGCTGTCCATCATCTCCTTCGCCTACGCCCGCATCTGGTCCAAACTGCGCGGCCACGTCAGCCCGGCGGAGAGCGTCGGCAGCAGCAGCGCCGGCTCTGAGCGCCACCGCCGGCGCCGCAAGACCACCAAGATGCTGGTGACCATGGTGGTGGTGTTCGCCGTCAGCTGGCTGCCCTTCCACGCCTTCCAGCTGGCCACGGACATCGACAGCACGGTGCTGGACATGCGTGACTTCCGCCTGCTCTACACCGTCTTCCACGTGGTCGCCATGTGCTCCACTTTCGCCAACCCGCTGCTGTATGGCTGGATGAACCGCAACTACCGCGCCGCCTTCCTCGCCGTCTTCAAGTGTCgcaagggaggggagagggggaggagtggCCGGCTGGACAGCATTCACCccgttggaggaggaggaggaggaggagggagggcgAAGAAGATAGTGCTTGAAACCCAGGATGTGGTGTCCACCCACTTGAACGCCACTGATGTGTGA